The Deltaproteobacteria bacterium genome contains the following window.
CAACAAATTGTGGCAACACCCTTGATAAACCCCAAGATGTGGGTAATTGAAAGTTTGACCGAACACTTACACTCATCAACCGGCGCGTCTGTGTCGCCTGACGGCGCGGAATCGCGAACCTCGATGCCCTTGGGAGAAGCGCGCGGCTAGGAGCTTGCGCCGCAGAAATCGGATGCCCGATGCAAGGACCCGAGTTGGCTTCCAAACCCGCCGTGCCCGCACTACGCTGCCCGCCCCATACGTCTCGTCTCCCGGCGCCTACCGATCCCGAGTGAGCGAGCGCCTGTTGAGGGGTTGCGTCGGGCGGTAGCTGTTGGGAAAGATGGCGCCGTACCGGGCGATCTGTTCCGCGGAAACCTCCACCGGTTCGGTCATGACCACCCATGAAACACCCTGGGTGCAAGGCGGTGTGGTCAGCGAACCCCGATAGCGCCACGCCGTCCGCTCCTCGGGCAACAGCGCGGTGGCGTCGACGCTGGCCGGCGCGACCGTGGCCCGGGCACGCCTGGCCGGCATGTGGCGCCAAATAGGCGCAAGGACATGGTTCTCACGTCCCTCCTTCAGAAGCACCCCCACCACCGCGAGCGCGCCCTTGTTGCTGCGGTGCACCAGGTGCAGCTCCATCGGGAGTCGCACGCCCGCGACGGTATGCTCGCTGCCATGGTGAAAATGGAACTGGAGCAGTTCGTAGCGGACTCCGTCGAGCGTCATCCCGCTCCCCGGCGCATAGTTCACCTGAATCGCATGTCCGTTGTTGAGAAGCACGACGGGAGCCGTCGCATAGTCGAAATCGATGGGTCGCTGCCGGCGCGCCTCTGCGCCGGCCAAGTCGATGGGCGACTGTTCGGCTCCCTTGGCGCAATCGGAGAACGCAGGGTGGAGGGAACCCCAGCGCGCCGGACCCTTGGCGCCCTCGTAGCCCCACGAAGCCGCATCGGCAGCGGCCACGCCGGAAAGCATGGCCGCGCACAAAGCCAGGCGCAAGGTGACAGGTGCTCCCATGCAATTTCCTTTCATGCGCCGGGACGCGACACCGGGAGTCCGGCTCTGTCCGGCGCGGACGGGTTTCGAAGCCCCGCCCTGCGTCAGATTGCAATTGCCCGGACAGGCGATCAGGCTGCCTTGGGCGATCAGCGCCCCGAAGAGCCATTTCAGCAGGTCGGCCTTCACCGCCTCGATCTGCGCATTGACCTCCGGTCGCAGGGGAAGGAAACGACGGTCAGCCGA
Protein-coding sequences here:
- a CDS encoding carbonic anhydrase family protein, with the translated sequence MGAPVTLRLALCAAMLSGVAAADAASWGYEGAKGPARWGSLHPAFSDCAKGAEQSPIDLAGAEARRQRPIDFDYATAPVVLLNNGHAIQVNYAPGSGMTLDGVRYELLQFHFHHGSEHTVAGVRLPMELHLVHRSNKGALAVVGVLLKEGRENHVLAPIWRHMPARRARATVAPASVDATALLPEERTAWRYRGSLTTPPCTQGVSWVVMTEPVEVSAEQIARYGAIFPNSYRPTQPLNRRSLTRDR